One region of Pseudomonas sp. B21-040 genomic DNA includes:
- the tssJ gene encoding type VI secretion system lipoprotein TssJ → MSRCSTAFFKTLTTVVALVLLAGCSSLSPYSKVTKLNLKLTASDQLNPDLNGRPSPIVVRLFELKHPVTFENADFFSLYERAKESLAPDLVASEELELRPGETVELKLSVEEGSRYVGVLAAYRDLPETKWRYTVQITPVEVTDADLTLDSAGIRNSHEALAKVDD, encoded by the coding sequence ATGTCTCGCTGTTCGACCGCTTTTTTCAAGACGCTGACAACGGTCGTGGCCCTGGTGCTGCTGGCCGGTTGCTCGTCGCTGTCGCCGTATTCGAAAGTGACCAAGCTCAACCTGAAACTGACCGCCAGCGATCAGTTGAACCCGGACCTCAACGGTCGTCCGTCGCCGATTGTTGTGCGTCTGTTCGAGCTCAAGCACCCGGTGACCTTCGAAAACGCCGACTTCTTCAGCTTGTATGAACGCGCCAAGGAATCCCTGGCCCCAGACCTGGTGGCCAGCGAAGAACTCGAGCTGCGTCCGGGCGAAACCGTCGAGCTGAAACTCAGCGTGGAGGAGGGCAGCCGCTACGTCGGCGTACTCGCCGCGTACCGCGACCTGCCGGAAACCAAATGGCGCTACACCGTGCAGATCACCCCGGTGGAAGTCACCGACGCTGACCTGACGCTGGACTCGGCCGGTATCCGCAACAGCCACGAAGCGCTCGCCAAGGTAGATGACTGA